The sequence CGGAAGGGTCGCCAATGTGCGCCCACTAATACCTTTCTTGCATCCGTTTGCATTTCATGAAACGTTGCATATGTTGCTTGCGGCCTTCGCCGCAACCGGATTGCTTGTCGCCGGCATCCATGCGTTTCTCCTTCTGCGCTCCCCATCGGACCGATTCCACAAAAACGCACTCGTTATCGCGCTCGTCGTCGGCGGTATTCCCGCAATCTTCCAACCGGTGAGCGGAGATCTGATTGCGCGCGCGGTCGCGGATCACCAGCCGGCTAAGCTGGCCGCGATGGAATCGCTCTTCGTGACAGAAGCCGGGGCGGATTTTGTCCTCTTCGGACTTCCGGATGTTGCCACGCAAACCGTCGACTATGCCGTTGTGATTCCACACGGGTTGAGTCTTCTCCTTCACGGACATCCTCATGCAGTCGTTCCTGGGCTGGATCGGATCCCTCGTCCCGATTGGCCACCCGTCGCCGTCACTCATATAGCCTTCCAGGTGATGGTGACCTGTGGGGTCATCATGGCGGGAGTGACCATCTGGGCTGGCTGGCGTTGGCGGAAAGATCACTTGGTCGAAGACCGGTGGCTTTTGCGCATGCTGGTCGCCACGGCGCCGCTGGGATTCGTCGCCATCGAAGCCGGTTGGGTAGTGACTGAAGTCGGACGTCAGCCATGGATCATTCAAGGACTCGTGCGGACCTCTCAGGCCGTGACACCTATGCCTGGCCTCTGGATTCCCATGATGACTTTTTCAGCCCTGTATCTCCTATTAGCAGGAGTCGTCGTGTGGGCGATCCAGCGTCATATCGCGGCTACCATGGTGATTGCTTTTGATCAAGACGTAGAAAAGGACACGACGTAGGATGCCTTCGTATGAGCTCATGGTCGCCGCCGCGCTGATCGGCGCCCTTACGTTTTATCTGTTGTTCGGCGGAGCGGATTTCGGGGCAGGAATCTGGACACTTTTTGCGATAGGCCGAAAAGGGCAATCGCAACGGGCGCTCATCGATCACGCGATCGGTCCGATCTGGGAAGCCAACCATGTGTGGCTCATCATCGCCGTTGTCATTCTCTTTAAGGCATTTCCCCCTGCCTTTTCCGTCATCTCCATTAGGTTACATATTCCCCTGACCGTGATGCTGATCGGGATCGTGTTGCGCGGGACGGCCTTTGCCATTCGTACCCATGATATTGCTTCCCGCCCCGATGGATTCACAGGGGCCCCGCCGATCTGGCACCGGATATTCGCATGGTCCAGTCTCATCACGCCGACCATGCTGGGCATTGTTCTTGGCGCCATCGCATCCGGACGCGCTTCCGGTCCGACTGACACCATACGGGAAACGTTTGTCGACCCCTGGCTCGGGCGCTTTCCCCTCGCAGTCGGCCTGCTCGCAACGGCTTTGGTCGCCTATCTCGCGGCAGTCTATCTGATCATGGAGAGCTCCGACCCCGAGTTGCGCCGTCTCTTTCGACGACGGGCAGTCATAAGCGGGATTCTCGTCATCATCTTGGCTGGTACCGCGCTATTCCTGTCGCATGATGGTGCGCCGGAGATCTATCGTGGATTGGTCGACACGGCGCTGGGTCGTGCGACCATGGTAGCCACGGCACTGT is a genomic window of Candidatus Nitrospira kreftii containing:
- a CDS encoding Cytochrome bd ubiquinol oxidase, subunit I, producing MISDLLAARSQMAMSLGFHIIFAALGIAMPALMAMAEWRWLKTQNKEYLELAKRWSKGTAILFAVGAVSGTVLSFELGLLWPSFMERAGPVIGPLFGLEGFAFFTEAIFLGIYLYGWSRISPRAHFVAGLIVAASGTASTIFVVTVNAWMNAPTGFEIIDGRVANVRPLIPFLHPFAFHETLHMLLAAFAATGLLVAGIHAFLLLRSPSDRFHKNALVIALVVGGIPAIFQPVSGDLIARAVADHQPAKLAAMESLFVTEAGADFVLFGLPDVATQTVDYAVVIPHGLSLLLHGHPHAVVPGLDRIPRPDWPPVAVTHIAFQVMVTCGVIMAGVTIWAGWRWRKDHLVEDRWLLRMLVATAPLGFVAIEAGWVVTEVGRQPWIIQGLVRTSQAVTPMPGLWIPMMTFSALYLLLAGVVVWAIQRHIAATMVIAFDQDVEKDTT
- a CDS encoding Cytochrome bd quinol oxidase, subunit II; this encodes MPSYELMVAAALIGALTFYLLFGGADFGAGIWTLFAIGRKGQSQRALIDHAIGPIWEANHVWLIIAVVILFKAFPPAFSVISIRLHIPLTVMLIGIVLRGTAFAIRTHDIASRPDGFTGAPPIWHRIFAWSSLITPTMLGIVLGAIASGRASGPTDTIRETFVDPWLGRFPLAVGLLATALVAYLAAVYLIMESSDPELRRLFRRRAVISGILVIILAGTALFLSHDGAPEIYRGLVDTALGRATMVATALFHLAALWALMTARNLLARFLAGGGAIAILWGWALSQYPYLVEPSVTIYDAAPHSTLDVLLASLLLGSILLLPFLYYLYNLFKGDVLSHPHG